Proteins from a single region of Pungitius pungitius chromosome 4, fPunPun2.1, whole genome shotgun sequence:
- the cnep1r1 gene encoding nuclear envelope phosphatase-regulatory subunit 1 isoform X1: protein MNSLEQAEDLKAFERRLTEYVSCLQPATGRWRMILIVVSVCTATGAWNWLIDPDTQKVSFFSSLWNHPFFTISCVTLIALFFAGIHKRVVAPSIIAARCRTVLAEYNMSCDDTGKLILKPRPNIQ, encoded by the exons ATGAACTCCCTGGAACAGGCCGAAG acCTGAAGGCCTTTGAGAGAAGATTGACAGAATATGTCTCCTGTTTgcaacctgcaacaggaaggTGGAGAA TGATCCTGATAGTGGTGTCTGTTTGTACGGCTACTGGGGCTTGGAACTGGCTAATAGATCCGGACACACAGAAA GTCTCTTTCTTTTCATCACTGTGGAATCATCCCTTCTTCACCATCAGCTGCGTCACTCTCATAGCTCTCTTCTTTGCCGGGATACACAAACGAGTTGTGGCACCATCAAT CATCGCTGCTCGCTGTCGAACAGTTTTAGCCGAATACAACATGTCCTGTGACGAC ACGGGAAAACTCATTCTCAAGCCTCGACCGAACATCCAGTAA
- the heatr3 gene encoding HEAT repeat-containing protein 3 produces the protein MGKSKTTKFKRPKFNAVGLPADAVKEADAEEEEHGDDSCPAAELLEKLQSPSADVREFACASISRVVQQSQTIPAFLQRDAIRRLGPMLMDTSLAVRETAAGALRNLSACGGQEVCEDMVKHDVMTPLSALLRESCAGFESAAVATADKKNAVEDVANEAVNLLWNLCESSSQSLSVFNKAGLLDLVVQCLERHPHNVELAISAAHCLHTVTEDNPELLCSLNAAVLAVVESVLLTSQPGMAHILLRTLAAGTLWNMKGSLPATRQAQTLNAVVATLSRCLDLDPGTLIPELRRAEEARHRDAPAAEDQAVAEMEEEEEEEEAAAPKRKRNGKAVRVDNDFSDLLPGDKEELKEAAALLTAQQTSLEIIVNMCCSDDPSDDEWEEESSSDECDTGPDGLCDGVCSLMSPLCLSAEVHEALIHHSIPEKVLKKTEFPRKEAMDVCQQIPSWRGLIKKVQRVQSRALTCLHSILSAMDAESLGGAAALQEAAQHLSTLVFGAAEIPKDEEFLEAVISAMRSLLQMIASKNISQCMTPQQLMSLSEAATRCDVVSVRVNAVAILGITGSTLAKEKDTAVTLQMIGNALLQVATKDANLVVNGEALDALFDVFADGDEAETASKNIHLLPALKALQPVFRAKIRKEGRGKYSPQQLCVLDNIKVNLRRFIGYLEKLVKK, from the exons ATGGGTAAAAGTAAAACCACTAAGTTTAAACGGCCGAAGTTCAACGCAGTCGGATTGCCGGCGGATGCGGTGAAGGAAGCGGACGCCGAGGAAGAAGAGCACGGGGACGATAGCTGTCCTGCggcggagctgctggagaaa CTGCAAAGCCCCAGCGCCGACGTGCGGGAGTTCGCCTGCGCCAGCATCTCTCGGGTGGTGCAGCAGAGTCAGACCATCCCGGCGTTCCTGCAGCGGGACGCGATCCGCCGCCTGGGGCCCATGCTGATGGACACCAGCCTGGCGGTCAGGGAGACGGCGGCCGGGGCGCTCAG GAACCTGAGTGCATGCGGGGGCCAGGAGGTGTGCGAGGACATGGTGAAGCACGACGTAATGACTCCTCTGTCAGCGCTGCTTAGAGAG agctGTGCCGGTTTCGAGAGCGCCGCCGTGGCGACGGCGGACAAGAAGAACGCCGTGGAGGACGTAGCCAACGAGGCCGTGAACCTGTTGTGGAATCTGTG TGAGAGCAGCAGCCAGTCGCTGTCCGTGTTCAACAAAGCGGGCCTTCTGGATTTGGTGGTGCAGTGTTTGGAGAGACACCCACACAACGTCGAACTGGCCATATCTGCGG CCCACTGTTTGCACACTGTGACTGAGGACAACCCGGAGCTGCTCTGCAGCCTGAACGCCGCTGTGCTCGCAGTCGTGGAGAGCGTGTTGCTGACGTCTCAGCCCGGCATGGCACACATTCTCCTCAGGACATTGGCCGCAG GGACTCTGTGGAACATGAAGGGCAGTTTACCTGCGACCCGCCAGGCCCAGACACTCAACGCCGTGGTGGCCACCTTGTCCAGGTGCCTGGATCTGGACCCAGGAACGCTGATACCCGAACTGAGGCGAGCAGAAGAGGCTCGTCACAGAGATGCACCCGCTGCGGAGGACCAGGCTGTggcggagatggaggaggaggaggaggaggaggaagcagcagcaccgaAACGCAAGAGGAATGGAAAGGCTGTGAGGGTTGATAACGACTTCTCTGACCTTTTGCCT GGGGAcaaggaggagctgaaggaggccGCGGCCTTGCTGACAGCCCAGCAGACGTCCTTGGAGATCATCGTCAACATGTGCTGCTCCGACG ATCCTTCTGACGACGAGTGGGAGGAGGAGTCGAGCAGCGACGAGTGCGACACGGGACCCGATGGCCTTTGCGACGGAGTGTGCAGTCTCATGTCCCCGCTGTGTTTGTCGGCCGAGGTGCACGAGGCCCTCATCCACCACAGCATCCCAGAAAAG GTCCTCAAAAAGACAGAGTTCCCCAGAAAGGAAGCGATGGATGTGTGCCAACAGATTCCCTCCTGGAGAGGCCTGATCAAAAA GGTGCAGCGGGTGCAGTCCCGGGCGCTGACGTGCCTGCACAGCATCCTCTCCGCCATGGACGCCGAGTCGCTGGGAGGAGCGGCGGCCCTGCAGGAAGCAGCTCAGCACCTTTCCACGCTGGTTTTTGGCGCAGCAG AGATACCCAAAGACGAGGAGTTCCTGGAGGCCGTCATAAGCGCGATGCGGTCTTTGTTACAGATGATTGCCTCCAAAAACATCTCCCAG TGTATGACCCCCCAGCAGCTGATGAGTCTGAGCGAAGCTGCCACCCGCTGCGATGTTGTCAGTGTGAGAGTCAACGCCGTCGCCATTTTGGGCATCACTGGCAGCACGTTGGCCAAAGAGAAGGACACTGCTGTAACCCTTCAG ATGATTGGAAACGCCTTGCTTCAGGTCGCCACAAAGGACGCCAACCTGGTTGTGAACGGAGAAGCCCTGGACGCCCTGTTTGATGTCTTTGCCGATGGAGACGAGGCGGAGACGGCATCCAAAAACATCCATTTACTACCAGCACTGAAGGCCCTTCAGCCTGTATTCAGAGCTAAG ATTCGTAAAGAAGGAAGAGGCAAGTACAGCCcccagcagctgtgtgtgctCGACAACATCAAAGTCAACCTGAGAAGATTCATTGGTTATCTGGAGAAGTTGGTGAAGAAATAA
- the cnep1r1 gene encoding nuclear envelope phosphatase-regulatory subunit 1 isoform X2, translating into MNSLEQAEDLKAFERRLTEYVSCLQPATGRWRMILIVVSVCTATGAWNWLIDPDTQKVSFFSSLWNHPFFTISCVTLIALFFAGIHKRVVAPSISLTFAPSASLLAVEQF; encoded by the exons ATGAACTCCCTGGAACAGGCCGAAG acCTGAAGGCCTTTGAGAGAAGATTGACAGAATATGTCTCCTGTTTgcaacctgcaacaggaaggTGGAGAA TGATCCTGATAGTGGTGTCTGTTTGTACGGCTACTGGGGCTTGGAACTGGCTAATAGATCCGGACACACAGAAA GTCTCTTTCTTTTCATCACTGTGGAATCATCCCTTCTTCACCATCAGCTGCGTCACTCTCATAGCTCTCTTCTTTGCCGGGATACACAAACGAGTTGTGGCACCATCAAT CTCTTTGACATTTGCGCCTTCAGCATCGCTGCTCGCTGTCGAACAGTTTTAG
- the LOC119225264 gene encoding tubulin alpha chain-like: MRECISVHVGQAGVQIGNACWELYCLEHGIQPDGQMPTGKTIGGGDDSFNTFFSETGAGKHVPRAVLVDLEPTVIDEVRCGTYRQLFHPEQLITGKEDAANNYARGHYTVGKEIIDVVLDRIRKLSEQCTGLQGFLVFHSFGGGTGSGFTSLLMERLSVDYGKKSKLEFSIYPAPQVSTAVVEPYNSILTTHTTLDHSDCAFMLDNEALFDICRRNLDIERPSYTNLNRLISQVVSSVTASLRFDGALNVDLTEFQTNLVPYPRIHFPLATYAPVISAEKAYHEQLTVSQITNSCFEPANQFVKCDPRHGKYMACCLLFRGDVVPKDVNAAIATIKTKRSIQFVDWCPTGFKVGINYQPPTVVPGGDLAKVQRAVCMLSNTTAIAEAWARLDHKFDLMYAKRAFVHWYVGEGMEEGEFSEAREDMAALEKDYEEVGADSVGDDEEEGEEY; the protein is encoded by the exons ATG CGTGAGTGTATCTCCGTCCATGTTGGTCAAGCCGGTGTCCAGATTGGCAACGCCTGCTGGGAGCTCTACTGCCTGGAGCATGGGATCCAGCCGGATGGACAGATGCCCACTGGGAAGACCatcggaggaggagacgactcCTTCAACACTTTCTTCAGTGAGACCGGAGCCGGAAAGCACGTCCCGAGAGCAGTTCTTGTGGACCTGGAGCCCACTGTCATCG ACGAGGTGCGCTGTGGGACGTACCGCCAGCTGTTTCACCCTGAGCAGCTGATAACTGGGAAGGAGGATGCTGCTAACAATTACGCCCGTGGACACTACACAGTTGGCAAAGAGATCATCGACGTAGTGCTGGACCGGATTCGCAAACTG TCTGAACAGTGCACCGGCCTTCAGGGCTTCCTGGTGTTCCACAGCTTCGGAGGCGGCACCGGCTCTGGCTTCACCTCTCTTCTGATGGAGCGTCTGTCTGTCGACTACGGCAAGAAGTCCAAGCTGGAGTTCTCCATCTACCCAGCTCCCCAGGTGTCGACCGCTGTGGTGGAGCCTTACAACTCCATCCTGACCACCCACACCACCCTAGACCACTCAGACTGTGCGTTTATGTTAGATAACGAGGCCCTCTTTGATATCTGTCGTAGAAACCTCGATATCGAGCGTCCCTCTTACACCAACCTGAACAGGTTGATCAGTCAGGTTGTGTCCTCCGTCACTGCTTCCCTCCGTTTTGATGGCGCCCTCAATGTTGATCTGACAGAGTTCCAGACTAACTTGGTGCCATATCCCCGTATCCACTTCCCTTTGGCTACCTATGCCCCCGTCATCTCTGCTGAGAAGGCTTACCACGAGCAGCTAACGGTGTCACAAATCACCAACTCCTGCTTTGAGCCAGCTAATCAATTTGTGAAATGCGACCCTCGCCACGGAAAATACATGGCTTGCTGCCTTCTGTTCCGTGGTGACGTGGTGCCCAAAGATGTGAATGCGGCCATTGCCACCATCAAAACCAAGCGCTCCATCCAGTTTGTTGACTGGTGCCCCACTGGTTTCAAGGTTGGAATCAACTACCAGCCTCCCACTGTAGTTCCTGGTGGAGACCTGGCCAAAGTCCAGAGGGCTGTGTGCATGCTGAGCAACACCACTGCTATTGCAGAGGCCTGGGCTCGGCTTGACCACAAGTTTGACCTGATGTACGCCAAGCGGGCCTTCGTCCACTGGTACGTGGgagaggggatggaggagggagagttcTCTGAGGCCAGAGAGGACATGGCAGCTCTGGAGAAGGATTATGAGGAGGTTGGAGCCGATAGTGTGGgagatgatgaggaagagggagaagagtaTTAA